Proteins from a single region of Novipirellula caenicola:
- a CDS encoding efflux RND transporter periplasmic adaptor subunit: MTARYLLWMLLIATASCGCNSRNEAKVEAKPKSLETLDVEVIEVELSSWPQVVRSQGSLYADEQTVVGAKVAGRVAQVHGDVGDLLKFNDPLVTLDQEDFLLQVEQAEAQLLQARSSVGLLEGDPVEKLDPTNAPPVRQERALWQESQSSLERIASLRDQNAISQGEYDVAAAEERVAEARYASAVNGVREKIALIQVRQVELAVARERLKDAIIRVPMDGFVLNRLVAPGTFVAVGQPVATIVRTNPLRFRGKIPERYSQSIAVGQSLSVKIESVTEPRDATITRVSPALDQQSRALTFEALIENENQVLRAGLFAQAEVVTDPDAVALVVPESAISEFAGATKAWKVVDVVTQEQEVRIGERRGNAVQVVQGLSAGDLILRDAEQGRVGKVNSAIAPQASLPSDAPIAAM, from the coding sequence ATGACTGCCCGCTATCTCTTGTGGATGTTGCTGATCGCAACCGCGTCTTGCGGTTGCAACAGCAGAAATGAAGCCAAGGTCGAAGCTAAACCAAAGTCACTCGAGACGCTTGACGTCGAAGTGATCGAGGTGGAACTGTCTTCCTGGCCGCAAGTCGTTCGAAGTCAAGGCAGTTTGTATGCCGACGAGCAAACCGTTGTCGGTGCGAAAGTTGCCGGACGTGTCGCCCAGGTGCATGGTGATGTCGGCGACCTGCTGAAGTTCAATGATCCGCTAGTGACACTGGATCAAGAGGACTTTTTGTTACAAGTCGAACAGGCGGAGGCCCAACTATTGCAGGCCCGTTCGTCCGTTGGATTACTCGAAGGCGATCCTGTCGAGAAGCTTGATCCCACCAACGCGCCTCCGGTACGGCAGGAACGAGCGCTATGGCAAGAGTCCCAAAGCAGTCTCGAGCGAATCGCATCACTCCGCGATCAAAACGCGATATCGCAAGGTGAATACGATGTCGCCGCCGCCGAAGAGCGTGTTGCCGAAGCTCGCTATGCATCGGCAGTGAACGGAGTTCGCGAAAAGATAGCGTTGATTCAAGTACGACAAGTCGAATTGGCGGTTGCACGCGAACGATTGAAAGACGCCATCATTCGAGTTCCGATGGATGGCTTTGTACTGAACCGGCTCGTGGCGCCCGGAACGTTCGTGGCCGTTGGCCAACCGGTTGCAACGATCGTTCGCACGAACCCATTGCGGTTCCGCGGCAAGATCCCTGAACGCTATTCCCAATCGATCGCGGTCGGACAAAGTCTAAGCGTCAAAATCGAATCGGTCACCGAGCCTCGCGATGCAACGATCACTCGCGTCAGTCCGGCGCTTGACCAACAGAGTCGGGCGTTGACCTTTGAAGCGTTAATTGAAAATGAAAACCAAGTACTCCGTGCGGGGCTGTTCGCCCAAGCCGAGGTCGTTACGGATCCCGACGCCGTTGCGCTGGTAGTCCCGGAATCAGCGATCAGCGAATTTGCCGGTGCTACGAAAGCATGGAAAGTGGTCGACGTCGTGACACAGGAGCAAGAGGTGCGGATCGGCGAACGCCGTGGCAACGCGGTACAAGTCGTCCAGGGATTGTCCGCAGGCGACTTGATCCTGCGAGACGCCGAACAAGGAAGAGTGGGCAAAGTCAATTCCGCGATCGCTCCTCAGGCTTCCCTGCCGTCCGATGCACCGATTGCCGCGATGTAA
- the pgl gene encoding 6-phosphogluconolactonase, protein MSTETKKFADPAGVAAGFAADFAAWFATQTQDKVTIALSGGSTPKMLFEIWGKEYADKIDWSRIHFFWGDERCVAPDDSDSNYGVAKTLFLDKVQIPAENVHRVLGEADPDEERLRYENEIYGHVDIDENAVPQFDLILLGMGTDGHTASIFPHQSQFLKSPQVCEVAIHPESAQKRITLTGPVLNRAKKVAFLITGGDKAEVLAQVIKKEGDFANFPASHVEAADLTFYVDEAAAASL, encoded by the coding sequence ATGAGTACTGAAACGAAAAAGTTCGCGGATCCCGCTGGCGTTGCTGCCGGTTTCGCCGCCGATTTCGCCGCGTGGTTTGCAACGCAAACCCAAGACAAGGTCACGATCGCACTTTCGGGTGGCAGCACACCCAAGATGCTGTTTGAGATTTGGGGGAAGGAATACGCCGACAAGATTGATTGGTCACGCATTCACTTCTTTTGGGGGGACGAACGCTGTGTCGCGCCCGATGACAGCGACAGTAACTATGGGGTGGCAAAGACGCTATTTTTGGACAAGGTGCAGATCCCGGCGGAAAACGTGCACCGCGTTCTTGGCGAAGCGGATCCCGATGAAGAGCGATTGCGCTACGAGAATGAAATCTATGGACATGTCGATATCGACGAGAACGCCGTTCCGCAGTTCGACCTGATTTTGTTGGGAATGGGAACCGATGGTCACACCGCTTCGATTTTTCCCCATCAAAGTCAATTTTTGAAATCGCCTCAGGTTTGCGAAGTCGCGATCCACCCTGAATCGGCCCAAAAGCGAATCACGTTAACGGGGCCTGTGCTGAACCGCGCAAAGAAGGTCGCGTTTCTCATCACCGGTGGCGACAAGGCAGAGGTGTTGGCACAAGTGATCAAGAAAGAGGGGGATTTCGCCAATTTCCCCGCCTCTCACGTCGAGGCGGCCGATCTGACTTTCTATGTCGACGAAGCCGCAGCCGCAAGCTTGTAG
- a CDS encoding DUF1559 domain-containing protein: MQLRKRKGFTLVELLVVIAIIGVLVGLLLPAVQAAREAARRMSCSNNFKQIGLAIHNYHAAYNQLPKHCTGTWKADANDAWSTWDTNNSGALSALVGLTPFIEQQALWESISNPNPSRVDGNTSASIGTPTNPWPAMGPGPNRSQYIPWATDVASLRCPSDPGRGLPALGRTNYAVCIGDGWLGHYQNPIRWSNSGGSPFDVTSGGKQMQRQWARGMFVFRTDMAFRDVLDGLANTIMMGEITTDLGDSDKRTRVNRTKTFSSSGNHVKVCEDAGHIDPKRPGFWCDGTNCPTPAPGDAGSSFHGANSSENRGMNWAWARVSLTAFQTNTPPNSEYCGDRWAENGGSISASSRHQGGVHVLMGDGAVKFVTDSIEAGDQRSGPPVAGAASKYGVWGALGTRANREVIEDPF, translated from the coding sequence ATGCAGCTAAGGAAAAGAAAGGGGTTCACGCTGGTTGAACTCTTGGTGGTGATCGCCATCATCGGCGTGTTGGTCGGGCTGTTGTTGCCTGCGGTCCAGGCGGCGCGTGAAGCAGCGCGGCGGATGAGCTGTAGCAACAATTTCAAGCAAATTGGCTTGGCGATTCACAATTACCATGCCGCGTACAACCAACTTCCCAAGCATTGCACGGGAACTTGGAAGGCGGACGCGAATGATGCATGGAGTACCTGGGATACTAACAACTCGGGCGCACTCAGTGCATTGGTGGGGTTGACCCCCTTTATCGAACAACAAGCGTTGTGGGAATCGATCAGCAACCCCAATCCGTCACGGGTTGACGGCAATACATCGGCCTCAATCGGCACGCCGACCAATCCTTGGCCTGCGATGGGGCCCGGTCCTAACCGAAGCCAGTACATTCCCTGGGCGACTGACGTTGCATCGCTGCGATGCCCATCCGATCCAGGACGCGGGCTACCCGCACTGGGACGCACCAACTATGCCGTTTGCATCGGCGATGGTTGGTTAGGGCACTACCAGAACCCGATTCGCTGGAGCAATTCAGGGGGAAGTCCATTTGACGTCACCTCGGGTGGTAAACAAATGCAGCGACAATGGGCACGCGGCATGTTCGTGTTCCGAACCGACATGGCATTCCGTGACGTCTTGGACGGACTCGCCAATACGATCATGATGGGCGAGATCACCACCGACCTTGGCGACAGCGACAAACGGACTCGCGTCAATCGCACCAAGACGTTTAGCAGCAGCGGAAACCACGTCAAAGTTTGTGAAGACGCTGGTCACATTGATCCCAAACGCCCTGGATTTTGGTGTGACGGGACGAATTGTCCAACACCAGCCCCAGGCGATGCGGGTAGTTCATTTCATGGAGCCAACAGCTCGGAAAACCGCGGGATGAATTGGGCATGGGCCCGAGTGTCATTGACCGCGTTTCAGACCAACACGCCGCCAAATTCCGAGTACTGTGGCGACCGCTGGGCCGAAAATGGCGGTTCGATCTCCGCCAGCAGTCGCCATCAGGGCGGCGTTCATGTGCTGATGGGCGATGGTGCGGTTAAATTCGTTACCGATTCGATCGAAGCTGGTGACCAACGCTCAGGACCTCCGGTTGCTGGTGCTGCCAGCAAGTATGGTGTCTGGGGCGCACTCGGTACGCGGGCCAATCGTGAAGTGATCGAGGACCCGTTCTAA
- a CDS encoding FG-GAP-like repeat-containing protein, whose product MDDSRSSATTEERILRADDSDGVHRPASSAAVAPAPKSAELPPPDTLADQNRQRTLQLIPQWYDRGQFDLAERCLTDLLVANPDDVEGLLWLARIEHATGQTAEAIEILSSIPADDPNYGLMTLGTSADWLVKLGRYDEAIARYSRIVQHDATITIAHRHLASLLNRLGRRQLATRHLRALCLHGDITQAELASLISRSDPSITVTSSDENTADVRLDEAWLGPVGKARDLAARGEFDDAIEVLTLATTAGRATDENATRGPEPSAARRIDLTAIALLGRLALDHGNAEATSLWRKLVDESQIEFADHWYALARLAMQQQVSAETVAALLCETVLRDPTDWIAFGLLENCMNQLGRSEAEQTFRLRSLAIKRSILAINAVNEGDVEAIERMAATLDTLGRPLEANAWRMIQQYRRANKDPHILADLRQQRRQRLDAGDAFASDAFVLGQFARDPNAAALRRSILRESASLSEDAITSLEVAKGWAENDDDHPPSPPRFTRRASDIGLSFEYHNANPRKERDLQIYEQFGGAVAALDYDRNGHIDYYFVQSAGTPLESNGARPNVLYSQLDERFCDVTESAAVDDRGYGLGVGVGDLNQDGFDDLVVCNFGRNTVLLNQGDGTFKRAAAGRVWQSDTWTSAVAIADMNGDAVPDVMEVNYLDDPLVFEVPKRDEHGRYTVFRGPESYRPAVDRMLFQKSDQTWDATSMTSESSAAPGLGVVIANFDSAAGNECFVANDTRPNNLWVSEHDRWNDVAKLRGCAYSSRGGSGASMGIAAADFDHNGHLDLHVTNFYNEPVHFYQQGTNNTFVDSVIAVNLYNDSMPVLGFGTTAIDFENDGNADLAVLNGHIEDLRFRDAPFKMKPQMFAKRGGRFQLQAATAISTDATNYFDTPALGRVLIRTDWNRDGRVDLLATHLDQPAELLENQTANSGNWLQCELVGTDCERTAIGAVITLQTELGTLKQWLDSGDGYSCSDERIVFFGLGASQQIKQLSVEWPDGTSDRLSSLAVNQRVLIVQGQPADVDEGE is encoded by the coding sequence TTGGATGACTCACGGTCGTCTGCGACCACCGAGGAAAGGATACTGCGGGCCGACGATTCGGACGGCGTCCATCGTCCGGCCTCGTCCGCAGCGGTGGCACCGGCACCCAAGTCAGCAGAACTCCCGCCGCCGGACACTCTAGCGGACCAGAATCGTCAGCGAACGCTTCAGTTGATTCCCCAGTGGTATGACCGCGGCCAGTTTGATCTGGCTGAACGCTGCTTGACTGATTTGTTGGTCGCCAATCCCGACGATGTCGAAGGCTTGCTGTGGCTAGCACGAATCGAACACGCCACCGGGCAAACGGCGGAAGCGATCGAGATTCTGTCGAGCATCCCTGCGGATGATCCGAACTACGGATTGATGACGCTGGGGACGTCGGCTGATTGGCTGGTCAAACTTGGTCGCTATGACGAGGCGATTGCACGTTATTCTCGCATCGTCCAGCATGACGCAACGATCACGATCGCCCATCGTCACTTGGCGTCACTACTAAACCGGCTGGGGCGACGCCAGCTCGCCACACGACATCTTCGCGCACTCTGTTTGCACGGTGACATCACTCAGGCCGAATTGGCGTCGCTTATCTCGCGGTCCGACCCGTCCATCACCGTCACATCATCGGACGAAAACACTGCCGACGTTCGGCTCGACGAAGCGTGGTTGGGCCCGGTGGGCAAAGCACGGGATTTAGCAGCCCGAGGGGAATTCGACGATGCGATCGAGGTTTTGACGCTCGCAACCACAGCGGGCCGTGCCACAGACGAGAACGCAACACGCGGACCCGAGCCATCGGCGGCCCGCCGTATTGACCTGACGGCGATCGCGCTATTGGGGCGATTGGCGTTGGATCATGGCAACGCCGAAGCGACTTCCCTTTGGCGAAAGCTCGTCGACGAATCACAAATCGAGTTTGCCGATCATTGGTACGCACTGGCTCGATTGGCGATGCAACAGCAAGTATCGGCTGAGACGGTCGCCGCACTGTTGTGCGAAACGGTGCTTCGCGATCCAACCGATTGGATCGCATTCGGATTATTAGAAAACTGCATGAATCAGTTGGGGCGATCCGAAGCCGAGCAGACGTTTCGGCTGCGTTCGCTGGCGATCAAACGGTCGATTTTGGCAATCAATGCGGTCAATGAGGGTGATGTCGAGGCGATAGAGCGTATGGCTGCGACTCTCGATACGCTGGGGCGTCCGTTGGAAGCCAACGCGTGGCGAATGATTCAGCAATATCGTCGCGCCAATAAAGACCCCCACATTCTTGCAGATCTACGACAACAGCGTCGGCAAAGGTTGGATGCGGGCGACGCGTTTGCCAGCGATGCGTTTGTGCTGGGGCAATTCGCGCGGGACCCCAATGCTGCAGCACTTCGACGCTCGATTCTCCGCGAATCTGCTTCCTTGAGCGAAGACGCGATAACGTCACTTGAAGTGGCAAAGGGCTGGGCGGAAAACGACGACGATCATCCACCGAGCCCGCCTCGTTTTACCCGTCGTGCTTCGGACATTGGATTGTCGTTTGAGTATCACAATGCGAACCCGCGAAAGGAACGTGATCTGCAAATTTATGAACAGTTTGGTGGTGCCGTCGCTGCGTTGGATTACGACCGCAACGGACACATCGACTACTACTTTGTCCAAAGTGCGGGGACACCTTTGGAGTCCAATGGTGCGAGGCCGAACGTTCTGTATTCGCAACTCGACGAGCGATTCTGTGATGTCACTGAATCGGCCGCTGTGGATGATCGTGGTTATGGGTTGGGCGTTGGCGTCGGCGATCTGAACCAAGACGGTTTTGACGATTTGGTCGTGTGCAACTTTGGTCGCAACACGGTGTTACTAAATCAAGGCGACGGGACCTTCAAGCGAGCGGCCGCTGGACGCGTCTGGCAGAGCGACACATGGACGTCGGCGGTGGCGATCGCGGATATGAATGGCGACGCGGTCCCCGATGTGATGGAAGTGAATTATTTAGATGATCCTTTGGTATTCGAGGTTCCCAAGCGGGATGAACACGGTCGCTACACGGTGTTCCGCGGACCTGAATCCTATCGGCCAGCGGTTGATCGGATGCTATTTCAGAAGTCGGACCAAACATGGGACGCAACTTCGATGACATCGGAGTCATCGGCCGCGCCGGGGCTAGGCGTGGTGATCGCCAATTTCGATTCGGCGGCGGGCAATGAATGTTTTGTCGCCAACGACACACGTCCAAACAATTTGTGGGTCAGCGAACACGATCGCTGGAACGATGTAGCCAAGCTACGCGGATGCGCTTATTCAAGTCGCGGCGGAAGTGGCGCTTCGATGGGGATCGCCGCAGCCGATTTCGATCACAACGGTCACCTTGACCTGCATGTCACCAATTTTTACAACGAACCGGTGCATTTCTATCAACAAGGCACGAACAACACGTTTGTTGATTCGGTGATCGCCGTCAATCTGTACAACGATTCGATGCCCGTTTTAGGATTTGGGACCACGGCAATTGATTTTGAAAACGATGGAAATGCCGATCTTGCGGTGTTGAATGGGCATATTGAAGATCTGAGGTTTCGTGATGCACCGTTCAAGATGAAGCCACAAATGTTTGCCAAGCGTGGCGGTCGATTTCAGTTACAAGCGGCCACCGCGATCTCCACAGATGCCACGAACTATTTCGATACACCCGCACTTGGACGCGTGTTGATTCGGACCGATTGGAATCGGGATGGGCGAGTCGATCTGTTGGCGACACACCTGGACCAGCCGGCCGAACTGCTCGAAAACCAAACGGCCAATTCGGGAAATTGGCTGCAGTGCGAGCTGGTTGGGACTGATTGTGAACGTACCGCCATCGGCGCCGTGATCACGCTGCAAACCGAGCTTGGCACGTTGAAACAATGGCTCGATTCGGGCGACGGCTATAGTTGCAGCGATGAACGGATTGTATTCTTTGGCTTGGGGGCTTCCCAACAGATCAAACAACTATCCGTCGAGTGGCCTGATGGTACAAGCGACCGTCTGTCATCGTTGGCGGTCAACCAGCGAGTTCTGATTGTGCAAGGACAGCCCGCCGATGTTGATGAAGGCGAGTAG
- a CDS encoding cytochrome c3 family protein has protein sequence MRRSNRTARWGLLVALCGCSSSEPTTTATSFPGAADWQTTEQLVRVSAPANATSTASPIAESAASVAIQQLPKGTVGTQTCAACHPSQYESYLESSHARSAREIANSTLQAEAEWKHPQSGRIYEVNGTSSTMTHRETVPGTNTLVRWMQEADLTYEFGSGTTAHTYLFRDGAFVCESPLTWYAKTCDWDLSPGYEPRSPIMFSRVVTTGCVYCHVGSIDVVNQNPNQFIVREPAIGCERCHGAGATHAKKHQSLDQNAAIVDDIVNPARLARRESEAVCSQCHLQGALFVTAAGKDVWDFRPGDRLSDTRTDFKVANQGDGLRIVGHTEQLHASRCYQNSATLTCIDCHDPHRHNQGDVQRDRYRDACLQCHGDANCGIDQIQRQRTNANDCSDCHMPKGETNVTHAALHHHTIGVHRQSYQRIQQTPPENAHFASNLGDGDGGSAVYPITPDRQLSAAEQDRRWALAVHHLVFNDRHDDAILQELARAKRVLLDLHRGGLDDREVRAALAKDYLDAGMLEPAKQLATMIVENEPSASDAKISAIDVLAQIAFRQQDNATAMQWYQELTKYRRVAGDHYLLGVCQINAEQLDEAIASLRQALRIAPNLVVAHEQIAVLLDYQGESDQAAAHRIAVRDLRAATP, from the coding sequence ATGCGACGTTCCAACCGCACCGCTCGCTGGGGCCTGTTGGTCGCTTTATGCGGTTGCTCGTCCTCGGAACCCACTACCACTGCGACAAGCTTTCCCGGCGCTGCTGATTGGCAGACGACCGAGCAACTGGTTCGTGTCAGTGCCCCAGCGAACGCGACGTCGACGGCGTCTCCGATTGCCGAATCTGCCGCATCCGTCGCGATTCAGCAATTGCCGAAGGGCACGGTTGGGACACAAACGTGTGCAGCGTGTCATCCCTCGCAATACGAAAGTTATCTTGAATCCTCGCACGCTCGTTCGGCTCGCGAGATTGCCAATTCAACGTTGCAGGCGGAAGCCGAATGGAAGCATCCACAATCGGGACGCATTTACGAGGTCAACGGCACATCGTCGACGATGACACACCGAGAAACGGTGCCAGGAACGAATACGCTGGTTCGCTGGATGCAAGAAGCCGATTTAACATACGAGTTTGGCTCGGGTACCACCGCCCACACCTATCTGTTTCGTGACGGGGCGTTCGTCTGCGAATCACCGTTGACGTGGTACGCCAAAACGTGTGATTGGGATTTGTCGCCTGGTTACGAACCGAGATCGCCAATCATGTTTAGCCGAGTGGTCACCACCGGCTGCGTCTATTGCCATGTCGGCAGCATCGATGTGGTGAATCAGAATCCAAACCAATTCATTGTGCGTGAACCTGCGATCGGGTGCGAGCGGTGCCATGGTGCGGGGGCAACCCATGCCAAGAAGCATCAAAGTCTCGATCAGAACGCCGCGATCGTCGATGACATCGTCAACCCGGCACGGTTAGCTCGCCGCGAAAGTGAGGCCGTTTGTTCGCAGTGCCATCTGCAAGGTGCTCTGTTTGTCACCGCGGCGGGAAAAGACGTGTGGGATTTCCGTCCTGGCGACCGATTGTCCGACACCCGCACCGATTTCAAAGTGGCAAACCAGGGCGACGGTTTGCGTATTGTCGGACACACCGAACAATTGCATGCCAGCCGCTGTTATCAAAATTCGGCGACACTAACCTGCATTGATTGTCACGATCCGCATCGGCACAACCAAGGTGATGTTCAGCGGGATCGGTACCGCGATGCATGTTTGCAGTGTCATGGCGACGCCAATTGCGGCATCGACCAGATTCAACGGCAACGGACCAACGCAAACGATTGTTCCGATTGCCACATGCCCAAGGGCGAGACGAATGTCACTCATGCGGCGCTACATCATCACACGATCGGCGTTCATCGTCAGTCGTATCAACGCATCCAGCAAACGCCGCCGGAGAACGCCCACTTCGCGAGCAACCTCGGGGACGGTGACGGCGGATCCGCTGTTTACCCGATCACGCCCGATCGACAGCTTTCGGCCGCAGAGCAGGATCGCCGCTGGGCGTTGGCGGTTCACCATTTGGTGTTCAACGATCGCCACGATGATGCGATTTTGCAAGAACTGGCACGGGCCAAACGGGTGCTGTTGGATTTGCATCGCGGTGGATTGGATGACCGTGAAGTTCGGGCAGCGCTGGCGAAAGATTATCTCGACGCAGGAATGCTCGAACCTGCAAAACAGCTGGCGACGATGATCGTCGAAAATGAGCCCTCGGCGTCTGACGCAAAAATAAGCGCAATCGATGTGCTGGCACAAATTGCGTTTCGCCAGCAAGATAACGCGACCGCGATGCAGTGGTATCAAGAACTGACGAAGTACCGACGCGTCGCCGGGGACCACTATCTGCTGGGGGTGTGCCAGATCAACGCCGAGCAGCTTGACGAGGCGATCGCCTCGTTACGCCAAGCTCTTCGCATTGCTCCGAATTTGGTTGTCGCGCACGAGCAAATTGCGGTGTTGTTGGATTATCAGGGCGAATCCGACCAAGCCGCGGCGCACCGAATCGCGGTGCGAGATCTTCGTGCTGCGACGCCCTAA